In Camelina sativa cultivar DH55 chromosome 16, Cs, whole genome shotgun sequence, a single window of DNA contains:
- the LOC104751014 gene encoding polyadenylate-binding protein 5 isoform X1, which yields MAAAVASGIAPTTAMVDQVPNQPPVTTPAPPAAAPFPAVNQVAAVAAAAVAAEALQTHPNSSLYVGDLDPSVNEAHLFDLFSSVATVQTVRVCRDSTSRSLGYAYVNFSNPEDASQAMESLNYTPVKDRPIRIMLSNRDPSTRLSGKGNVFIKNLDTSIDNKALYDTFSIFGTILSCKVAMDVVGRSKGYGFVQFEKEEAAQAAIDKLNGMLLNDKQVFVGHFVRRQDRSRSESGALPRFTNVYVKNLPKEITDVELKKTFGKYGDISSAVVMKDQGGVSRCFGFVNFESPEAAAVAVEKMNGISLGEDVLFVGRAQKKSEREEELRRKFEQERLSRIEKLQGSNLYLKNLDDSVNDEKLKEMFSEYGNVTSCKVMMNAQGLSRGFGFVAYSNPEEALRALNEMNGKMIGRKPLYIALAQRKEERRAHLQSLFTHIRSPGTMSPIPSPMPGFHHHPPGGPMSGPHHPVFIGQNGQGLVPSQPMGYGYNLQFMAGVRPGAGQANFMMPFPFQRQTQPGPRVGFRRGLPGNMQQHFQQQQMLQQNPSSGMRYMGGVGNRRNGMEASAPQGNIPLPLNASAISHNAPQHPHKPAIIPISKLTSELASASPDEHPQMLGENLYPLVEQHEPVHAAKVTGMLLEMDQAEILHLLESPEALKAKVSEALAVLRLSANPPPTGSSVDDQFALSSTE from the exons ATGGCGGCGGCGGTTGCATCTGGAATTGCCCCGACGACTGCTATGGTTGATCAGGTTCCTAATCAACCGCCCGTTACTACTCCTGCTCCTCCCGCGGCCGCTCCTTTCCCTGCTGTGAATCAGGTTGCTGCGGTTGCGGCTGCTGCTGTCGCTGCGGAAGCGTTGCAAACGCATCCAAACTCGTCGCTGTACGTCGGAGATTTAGATCCGAGTGTCAATGAGGCACATCTGTTTGATCTGTTTAGTTCAGTCGCTACTGTTCAGACAGTTAGGGTTTGTCGTGATTCGACTAGTCGCTCTCTTGGTTACGCTTACGTCAATTTCTCTAACCCTGAGGATG CGAGTCAAGCGATGGAGAGTCTCAACTACACTCCAGTAAAAGACAGGCCTATAAGGATCATGCTCTCGAACCGTGATCCGAGCACTAGGTTGAGTGGAAAAGGCAACGTGTTCATCAAAAACCTTGATACATCGATAGATAACAAAGCCTTGTATGATACATTCTCGATTTTCGGGACTATTCTCTCTTGCAAGGTTGCAATGGACGTGGTGGGACGTTCGAAAGGGTATGGCTTTGTCCAGTTTGAGAAAGAGGAAGCCGCTCAGGCTGCTATTGACAAGCTCAACGGCATGCTGCTTAATGACAAGCAAGTCTTTGTTGGCCATTTTGTTCGCCGTCAGGACAGGTCCCGTAGTGAAAGCGGTGCGTTGCCTCGTTTCACCAACGTTTATGTCAAGAACCTCCCTAAAGAGATCACTGATGTTGAGCTTAAGAAGACGTTTGGGAAGTATGGTGATATCTCTAGTGCGGTTGTGATGAAGGACCAGGGTGGGGTATCTAGGTGTTTTGGGTTTGTAAACTTTGAGAGCCCTGAAGctgctgcggttgcggttgagAAGATGAATGGTATTAGCCTCGGAGAGGATGTGTTGTTTGTTGGAAGGGCTCAGAAGAAGTCGGAGAGGGAAGAGGAATTGAGGAGGAAGTTTGAGCAAGAGAGGCTTAGCAGGATTGAGAAATTGCAAGGATCCAATCTGTATCTGAAAAACCTTGATGATAGTGTGAATGATGAGAAGCTCAAGGAGATGTTCTCTGAGTACGGGAATGTTACCTCTTGCAAG gtTATGATGAACGCTCAAGGTTTGAGCAGAGGGTTTGGATTTGTTGCTTATTCTAATCCTGAAGAAGCTTTAAGAGCT TTGAATGAAATGAATGGGAAGATGATTGGAAGGAAACCTCTTTACATTGCATTGGCTCAGCGCAAGGAAGAGAGACGTGCGCACCTTCAG AGTCTGTTTACTCACATCAGATCACCTGGGACCATGTCGCCAATTCCATCACCAATGCCTGGGTTTCACCATCACCCACCAGGAGGTCCAATGTCAGGACCACACCATCCAGTGTTCATAGGGCAGAACGGTCAAGGTCTGGTGCCGTCACAGCCTATGGGGTATGGGTACAACCTTCAGTTCATGGCTGGGGTGCGTCCAGGTGCAGGCCAGGCCAACTTCATGATGCCTTTCCCTTTTCAAAGGCAAACTCAGCCTGGTCCCCGTGTCGGGTTCAGGCGTGGTCTTCCTGGTAACATGCAGCAGCACTTCCAGCAACAACAA ATGTTGCAGCAAAACCCAAGCTCGGGAATGAGATACATGGGAGGCGTTGGCAACAGGAGGAACGGGATGGAAGCATCTGCTCCTCAAGGCAATATCCCTTTGCCATTGAATGCATCTGCAATCTCTCACAATGCTCCTCAACACCCGCACAAGCCTGCTATCATTCCCATTTCTAAGCTCACATCTGAATTGGCTTCAGCTAGCCCCGACGAACACCCACAG ATGCTTGGGGAGAATCTTTACCCACTTGTGGAGCAGCATGAGCCAGTTCATGCAGCTAAAGTTACTGGTATGTTGCTGGAGATGGATCAAGCAGAGATCTTGCACCTTCTTGAGTCACCTGAAGCTCTTAAGGCCAAAGTCTCCGAGGCTCTGGCTGTTCTCAGGCTCTCTGCAAATCCACCACCAACTGGGTCATCGGTCGATGACCAGTTTGCTCTCTCCTCAACCGAGTGA
- the LOC104751014 gene encoding polyadenylate-binding protein 5 isoform X2, whose translation MAAAVASGIAPTTAMVDQVPNQPPVTTPAPPAAAPFPAVNQVAAVAAAAVAAEALQTHPNSSLYVGDLDPSVNEAHLFDLFSSVATVQTVRVCRDSTSRSLGYAYVNFSNPEDASQAMESLNYTPVKDRPIRIMLSNRDPSTRLSGKGNVFIKNLDTSIDNKALYDTFSIFGTILSCKVAMDVVGRSKGYGFVQFEKEEAAQAAIDKLNGMLLNDKQVFVGHFVRRQDRSRSESGALPRFTNVYVKNLPKEITDVELKKTFGKYGDISSAVVMKDQGGVSRCFGFVNFESPEAAAVAVEKMNGISLGEDVLFVGRAQKKSEREEELRRKFEQERLSRIEKLQGSNLYLKNLDDSVNDEKLKEMFSEYGNVTSCKVMMNAQGLSRGFGFVAYSNPEEALRALNEMNGKMIGRKPLYIALAQRKEERRAHLQSLFTHIRSPGTMSPIPSPMPGFHHHPPGGPMSGPHHPVFIGQNGQGLVPSQPMGYGYNLQFMAGVRPGAGQANFMMPFPFQRQTQPGPRVGFRRGLPGNMQQHFQQQQQNPSSGMRYMGGVGNRRNGMEASAPQGNIPLPLNASAISHNAPQHPHKPAIIPISKLTSELASASPDEHPQMLGENLYPLVEQHEPVHAAKVTGMLLEMDQAEILHLLESPEALKAKVSEALAVLRLSANPPPTGSSVDDQFALSSTE comes from the exons ATGGCGGCGGCGGTTGCATCTGGAATTGCCCCGACGACTGCTATGGTTGATCAGGTTCCTAATCAACCGCCCGTTACTACTCCTGCTCCTCCCGCGGCCGCTCCTTTCCCTGCTGTGAATCAGGTTGCTGCGGTTGCGGCTGCTGCTGTCGCTGCGGAAGCGTTGCAAACGCATCCAAACTCGTCGCTGTACGTCGGAGATTTAGATCCGAGTGTCAATGAGGCACATCTGTTTGATCTGTTTAGTTCAGTCGCTACTGTTCAGACAGTTAGGGTTTGTCGTGATTCGACTAGTCGCTCTCTTGGTTACGCTTACGTCAATTTCTCTAACCCTGAGGATG CGAGTCAAGCGATGGAGAGTCTCAACTACACTCCAGTAAAAGACAGGCCTATAAGGATCATGCTCTCGAACCGTGATCCGAGCACTAGGTTGAGTGGAAAAGGCAACGTGTTCATCAAAAACCTTGATACATCGATAGATAACAAAGCCTTGTATGATACATTCTCGATTTTCGGGACTATTCTCTCTTGCAAGGTTGCAATGGACGTGGTGGGACGTTCGAAAGGGTATGGCTTTGTCCAGTTTGAGAAAGAGGAAGCCGCTCAGGCTGCTATTGACAAGCTCAACGGCATGCTGCTTAATGACAAGCAAGTCTTTGTTGGCCATTTTGTTCGCCGTCAGGACAGGTCCCGTAGTGAAAGCGGTGCGTTGCCTCGTTTCACCAACGTTTATGTCAAGAACCTCCCTAAAGAGATCACTGATGTTGAGCTTAAGAAGACGTTTGGGAAGTATGGTGATATCTCTAGTGCGGTTGTGATGAAGGACCAGGGTGGGGTATCTAGGTGTTTTGGGTTTGTAAACTTTGAGAGCCCTGAAGctgctgcggttgcggttgagAAGATGAATGGTATTAGCCTCGGAGAGGATGTGTTGTTTGTTGGAAGGGCTCAGAAGAAGTCGGAGAGGGAAGAGGAATTGAGGAGGAAGTTTGAGCAAGAGAGGCTTAGCAGGATTGAGAAATTGCAAGGATCCAATCTGTATCTGAAAAACCTTGATGATAGTGTGAATGATGAGAAGCTCAAGGAGATGTTCTCTGAGTACGGGAATGTTACCTCTTGCAAG gtTATGATGAACGCTCAAGGTTTGAGCAGAGGGTTTGGATTTGTTGCTTATTCTAATCCTGAAGAAGCTTTAAGAGCT TTGAATGAAATGAATGGGAAGATGATTGGAAGGAAACCTCTTTACATTGCATTGGCTCAGCGCAAGGAAGAGAGACGTGCGCACCTTCAG AGTCTGTTTACTCACATCAGATCACCTGGGACCATGTCGCCAATTCCATCACCAATGCCTGGGTTTCACCATCACCCACCAGGAGGTCCAATGTCAGGACCACACCATCCAGTGTTCATAGGGCAGAACGGTCAAGGTCTGGTGCCGTCACAGCCTATGGGGTATGGGTACAACCTTCAGTTCATGGCTGGGGTGCGTCCAGGTGCAGGCCAGGCCAACTTCATGATGCCTTTCCCTTTTCAAAGGCAAACTCAGCCTGGTCCCCGTGTCGGGTTCAGGCGTGGTCTTCCTGGTAACATGCAGCAGCACTTCCAGCAACAACAA CAAAACCCAAGCTCGGGAATGAGATACATGGGAGGCGTTGGCAACAGGAGGAACGGGATGGAAGCATCTGCTCCTCAAGGCAATATCCCTTTGCCATTGAATGCATCTGCAATCTCTCACAATGCTCCTCAACACCCGCACAAGCCTGCTATCATTCCCATTTCTAAGCTCACATCTGAATTGGCTTCAGCTAGCCCCGACGAACACCCACAG ATGCTTGGGGAGAATCTTTACCCACTTGTGGAGCAGCATGAGCCAGTTCATGCAGCTAAAGTTACTGGTATGTTGCTGGAGATGGATCAAGCAGAGATCTTGCACCTTCTTGAGTCACCTGAAGCTCTTAAGGCCAAAGTCTCCGAGGCTCTGGCTGTTCTCAGGCTCTCTGCAAATCCACCACCAACTGGGTCATCGGTCGATGACCAGTTTGCTCTCTCCTCAACCGAGTGA